In a genomic window of Curtobacterium flaccumfaciens pv. betae:
- a CDS encoding HEAT repeat domain-containing protein — translation MTTLTDALADPRSSARLQAVMAAGTTPDPADLEALVAQCAVEPDFFVRDMLTWALTRHPADDVVARVLPELERPEPQARSQALHTLSKIGDPDAWPAVRPLLGDHDDEVLRAAWRTAVALVPDDERASLARTLAVQLGIGDRERRLSLSRALVGLGEDTVGPVLASAAERGTEAVREHVRETERLLHDPDAASALALERARREVALGRTRSVKG, via the coding sequence ATGACCACGCTCACCGACGCCCTCGCCGACCCGCGATCCTCCGCCCGGCTGCAGGCCGTGATGGCCGCGGGCACCACCCCGGACCCCGCGGACCTCGAGGCGCTCGTCGCGCAGTGCGCCGTCGAGCCGGACTTCTTCGTCCGCGACATGCTGACGTGGGCACTCACCCGGCACCCCGCCGACGACGTCGTGGCCCGCGTGCTGCCCGAGCTCGAGCGCCCCGAGCCGCAGGCCCGCAGCCAGGCGCTCCACACCCTGTCGAAGATCGGTGACCCGGACGCGTGGCCGGCGGTGCGACCGCTGCTCGGGGACCACGACGACGAGGTGCTCCGCGCGGCCTGGCGGACGGCCGTCGCACTGGTGCCGGACGACGAGCGGGCGTCGCTCGCGCGGACCCTCGCGGTGCAGCTCGGCATCGGCGACCGCGAGCGTCGGCTCAGCCTGTCCCGTGCCCTGGTGGGCCTCGGCGAGGACACCGTCGGACCCGTCCTCGCCTCGGCCGCCGAGCGGGGGACCGAGGCCGTCCGGGAGCACGTGCGCGAGACCGAACGACTGCTGCACGACCCGGACGCCGCATCTGCGCTCGCCCTCGAACGCGCCCGGCGCGAGGTCGCCCTCGGCCGGACGCGGTCCGTCAAGGGCTAG